The proteins below are encoded in one region of Brachyspira intermedia PWS/A:
- a CDS encoding DUF5682 family protein, whose protein sequence is MLRIIDDEKTDKNNKKDNNNFDECFKESIKDNVIFFPIRHHSPACSYHLKKIFESFKPDAVLIEGPSDCNDLMKYMIEEDTKAPFCIYSSYVDGNDEKYRCYYPFLDYSPEFTAIRESLKNNIHCSFIDMNYAFMIENSKPEKENNNNNNEENSEDIYSNKENDNEDKKKKLISIYDNDDNKFNVNAYTVELTKKAGLRTFAELWERDFEINGILKDSKDFIKSVYALGYYMRLIEDEDFETRNREYVMALNVKEALEKYNRVLVVTGSFHTKGIIDKLKEDEKDNKKLNKEYKNLKKYIISNTANYLIPYSFEDADARKGYRAGIEFPAFYNLVYKELENYSSKNDNDNIENMYLNVVMSFIIKASNIDRHNHNVSIPDCINAYYMAVNLAKLRGKHSAGVYELIDAAKSAFVKGDISLENTSNLDLMMKLLSGMSNGTVSSKSIVPPVVIDFRNKCKEYKIKTDKTEEKESILDIVKNESHFEKSKFFHKMRFLDTGFCKLEKGPDYVNKINKNLAREIWKYEYKTSVESALIDKSVYGVTIEELASNLIVERLNNRIEAREVSKLLIEANVMGIYSFFTDNYNKIEETILSDNNFISLCSCLNNLSYLANMEAINNNLSKDRESLFDNYDIMPVIESLAKQTFMLAVVNMDSMKNLNEEEALKNSHYIKDLYSFTLENPNYCDMDIFNDKIDLMLDNTFGSSHIYAVCLALKYKSGRLMADEFSNIVSSFMESSDIEAASYFLNGILLAARDILFINENIIESIDSAIKNLDEDKFLEVLPNFRYAFSNLSPVEIERFSGIIADKYNISKNKILIDVNLSIEEIQLASKIDNEVFDLINKTL, encoded by the coding sequence TTGTTAAGGATTATTGATGATGAAAAAACGGATAAAAATAATAAAAAAGATAATAACAATTTTGATGAGTGTTTTAAAGAGAGTATAAAAGATAATGTAATATTCTTTCCTATAAGACACCATTCGCCTGCATGCTCATATCATTTGAAGAAAATTTTCGAGAGTTTTAAGCCTGATGCTGTTCTTATAGAAGGGCCAAGCGACTGTAATGATTTGATGAAATATATGATAGAAGAAGATACCAAAGCACCATTTTGTATTTATTCAAGTTATGTCGATGGGAATGATGAAAAATACAGATGTTATTATCCTTTTTTGGATTATTCACCGGAGTTTACCGCTATAAGAGAATCATTAAAAAATAATATTCACTGCAGTTTTATAGATATGAATTATGCTTTTATGATAGAAAATTCAAAGCCTGAAAAAGAAAATAATAATAATAATAATGAAGAAAATTCAGAAGATATATATAGTAATAAAGAAAATGATAATGAAGATAAAAAAAAGAAATTAATATCAATTTATGATAATGATGATAATAAATTCAATGTTAATGCTTATACTGTAGAGCTTACAAAAAAAGCAGGACTTAGAACTTTTGCCGAACTTTGGGAGAGGGATTTCGAGATAAACGGAATACTTAAAGACAGCAAAGATTTTATAAAAAGTGTTTATGCTTTGGGCTATTATATGCGTTTGATAGAAGATGAAGATTTTGAAACTAGAAACAGAGAATATGTAATGGCTTTAAATGTTAAAGAGGCTTTAGAAAAATATAATAGAGTTTTGGTAGTTACAGGAAGTTTTCATACTAAAGGCATAATAGATAAATTAAAAGAAGATGAAAAAGATAATAAAAAATTAAATAAAGAATATAAAAATTTAAAAAAATATATAATTTCAAATACAGCCAACTATTTAATACCATATTCATTTGAAGATGCTGATGCTAGAAAAGGATACAGAGCAGGAATAGAGTTTCCGGCATTTTATAATTTAGTTTATAAAGAACTTGAAAATTACAGCAGTAAAAATGATAATGATAATATAGAAAATATGTATTTAAATGTTGTGATGTCATTTATAATAAAGGCTTCAAATATAGATAGGCATAATCATAATGTAAGTATTCCTGACTGTATTAATGCTTATTATATGGCGGTTAATCTTGCAAAATTAAGAGGCAAGCATTCTGCAGGAGTTTATGAGCTTATAGATGCTGCTAAAAGTGCATTTGTCAAAGGTGATATATCTCTGGAGAATACAAGCAATCTTGATTTGATGATGAAGCTTCTTTCAGGTATGTCAAATGGTACTGTATCATCAAAAAGTATAGTGCCTCCTGTTGTTATAGATTTTAGAAATAAATGCAAAGAATATAAAATAAAAACTGATAAAACAGAAGAAAAAGAATCTATATTAGATATAGTAAAAAATGAGAGTCATTTTGAAAAGAGTAAATTTTTTCATAAGATGAGATTTTTAGATACAGGCTTTTGTAAATTAGAAAAAGGTCCTGACTATGTAAATAAAATTAATAAGAACCTAGCAAGAGAAATTTGGAAATATGAATATAAAACATCTGTAGAATCAGCTTTAATAGATAAATCTGTTTATGGTGTAACAATAGAAGAATTAGCATCAAATTTAATAGTTGAAAGACTTAATAACCGTATAGAAGCTAGAGAAGTTTCAAAACTTTTAATAGAAGCTAATGTTATGGGTATTTACAGCTTTTTTACTGATAATTACAATAAAATAGAAGAAACTATACTTAGCGATAATAATTTTATAAGTCTTTGCTCATGTCTTAATAATTTATCATATTTAGCTAATATGGAAGCTATTAATAATAATTTATCAAAAGATAGAGAATCTTTATTTGATAATTATGATATAATGCCGGTTATAGAATCTTTAGCTAAACAGACATTTATGCTTGCTGTTGTAAATATGGATTCTATGAAGAATTTAAATGAAGAAGAAGCATTAAAAAATTCACATTATATAAAAGACCTGTATTCATTTACATTGGAAAACCCTAATTATTGCGATATGGATATTTTTAATGATAAGATAGATTTAATGCTTGATAATACTTTCGGAAGTTCTCATATATATGCAGTTTGTTTGGCTTTAAAATATAAATCTGGAAGATTGATGGCAGATGAATTTTCTAATATAGTATCATCTTTTATGGAGTCTTCAGATATAGAGGCCGCTTCATATTTTTTGAATGGTATACTTTTAGCTGCAAGGGATATTTTATTTATTAATGAAAATATTATAGAAAGTATAGACTCTGCAATAAAAAATTTAGATGAAGATAAATTTTTAGAGGTGCTTCCTAATTTTAGATATGCCTTTTCAAATTTAAGCCCTGTAGAAATAGAGCGTTTTTCAGGTATTATAGCTGACAAATACAATATTAGTAAGAACAAAATATTGATTGATGTTAATTTATCTATAGAAGAAATTCAATTAGCTTCCAAAATAGATAATGAAGTTTTTGATTTAATTAATAAAACTTTATGA
- a CDS encoding ankyrin repeat domain-containing protein produces MKYLLILFLSIIIFSCSNNNNNNKESNNNNTDKAAINIDDSKDINQTEQSNTDDKDNKSNNSSINTNETEETTYYSYTDEEIVSFIESGDFQTIKKLIESKSLDVNYNLEIDEYSKSTPLIKAIEYKQTDIINYLLENNADVNLTLGYSTPLTEAMYDEELVRKLIDLGADVNLPAQSGFTPLMASHNNIAIAELLIEKGADIEAKDDYGINALVYASSDENEEMVKFLLAKGADANTVCEIENEDMVISPTPLMNAAYNGNINIINMLLENGADINYTTDFGTTPLMMAASFNHFEAVKVLLENNADTSITDEDGRTALDWAKLENFEDIVELLEEYN; encoded by the coding sequence ATGAAATATTTGTTAATTCTTTTTCTATCTATCATAATATTTTCTTGTTCTAATAATAATAACAATAATAAAGAATCAAACAATAATAATACAGATAAAGCAGCTATAAACATAGATGATAGTAAAGACATAAATCAAACAGAACAATCAAATACAGATGATAAAGATAATAAATCAAATAATTCATCAATAAATACAAATGAAACAGAAGAAACAACATATTATTCATACACAGATGAAGAAATTGTATCTTTTATAGAATCAGGAGATTTTCAAACAATCAAAAAATTAATTGAATCAAAAAGTTTAGATGTTAATTATAACTTAGAGATAGATGAATATTCCAAGTCAACCCCTTTAATAAAAGCTATAGAATATAAGCAAACTGATATTATAAATTATTTATTAGAAAATAATGCAGATGTTAATTTAACTTTAGGATATTCTACTCCATTAACAGAAGCTATGTATGATGAAGAACTTGTTCGTAAACTTATAGATTTAGGAGCCGATGTCAATTTACCTGCTCAGTCAGGATTTACTCCTCTTATGGCTAGCCATAATAATATTGCTATAGCAGAGCTTTTAATTGAAAAAGGTGCGGACATTGAAGCTAAAGATGATTATGGCATTAATGCTTTAGTTTATGCCTCAAGTGATGAAAATGAAGAGATGGTAAAATTTTTACTTGCGAAAGGAGCTGACGCCAATACAGTATGCGAAATAGAAAATGAAGATATGGTTATATCGCCTACTCCTTTAATGAATGCTGCTTATAACGGGAATATTAATATAATAAATATGTTATTAGAAAATGGTGCTGATATTAATTATACCACTGATTTTGGAACAACCCCTTTGATGATGGCTGCTAGTTTTAATCACTTTGAAGCTGTAAAAGTACTCTTAGAAAATAATGCAGATACTTCTATAACTGATGAAGATGGTAGGACTGCACTTGATTGGGCAAAATTAGAAAATTTTGAAGATATAGTTGAGCTTCTTGAAGAATATAATTAA
- a CDS encoding ankyrin repeat domain-containing protein, with the protein MKYLLIFLLSIIIFSCNTKESNNNNTDKAAINLDESTDNNINKTEQSNTDDKDNKSNNSSINTNETEETTYYSYTDKEIISFIESGDFQTIKKLIESKSLDVNYNLEIDEYSKSTPLIKAIEYKQTDIINYLLENNADINLKEELTGFTPLMASFHNIAIAELLIEKGADIEARNVDGINALVYAVSLNDEEMVKFLLAKGADANTVCEIENEHIYMPPTPLMNAVYNGNTNIINMLLENGADINYTNDSDMTPLIYAAYKGNTNIINTLLENGADINYTNYYGMTALMYAASYNQFEAVKILLENNADTSITDEDGRTALDWAKLENFEDIVELLEEYN; encoded by the coding sequence ATGAAATATTTATTAATTTTTTTACTTTCTATAATTATATTTTCTTGTAATACCAAAGAATCAAACAATAATAATACAGATAAAGCAGCTATAAATTTAGATGAAAGTACAGATAATAATATAAATAAAACAGAACAATCAAATACAGACGATAAAGATAATAAATCAAATAATTCATCAATAAATACAAATGAAACAGAAGAAACAACATATTATTCATACACAGATAAAGAAATTATATCTTTTATAGAATCAGGAGATTTTCAAACAATCAAAAAATTAATCGAATCAAAAAGTTTAGATGTTAATTATAACTTAGAGATAGATGAATATTCCAAGTCAACCCCTTTAATAAAAGCTATAGAATATAAGCAAACTGATATTATAAATTATTTATTAGAAAATAATGCGGATATTAATTTAAAAGAAGAACTTACAGGCTTTACTCCTCTTATGGCTAGCTTTCATAATATTGCTATAGCAGAGCTTTTAATTGAAAAAGGTGCTGACATTGAAGCAAGGAATGTTGACGGAATTAATGCTTTAGTTTATGCGGTTTCTTTAAATGATGAAGAGATGGTAAAATTTTTACTTGCGAAAGGAGCTGACGCCAATACAGTATGCGAAATAGAAAATGAACATATTTATATGCCGCCTACTCCTTTAATGAATGCTGTTTATAACGGAAACACTAATATAATAAATATGTTATTGGAAAATGGTGCTGATATTAATTATACCAATGATTCTGATATGACTCCTTTAATTTATGCTGCTTATAAAGGAAACACTAATATAATAAATACATTATTAGAAAATGGTGCTGATATTAATTATACCAATTATTATGGAATGACTGCTTTAATGTATGCAGCAAGTTATAATCAATTTGAAGCAGTAAAAATACTTTTAGAAAATAATGCAGATACTTCTATAACTGATGAAGATGGTAGGACTGCACTTGATTGGGCAAAATTAGAAAATTTTGAAGATATAGTTGAGCTTCTTGAAGAATATAATTAA
- a CDS encoding ankyrin repeat domain-containing protein — translation MKYLLILFLSTIIFSCSNDNNNDTNNNKELNNNADKVTINLDDNTDNNNINKTEELKTADNEENNSSINTNEMEETEYYSYTDKEIISFIESGDFQTIKKLIESKSLDVNYNLEIDEYSKSTPLIQAIKYKQTDIINYLLENNADVNLTLGYSTPLTEAMYDEELVRKLIDLGADVNLHAELTGFTPLMASLHNIAITELLIEKGADIEAKDDDGINALVYAASFNDEEMVKFLLEKGADANTVCEIKNEHTDISPTPLMNAAYKGNTNIINMLLENGADINYTTDFGMTALMMAASFNQFEAAKVLLENNADTSITDEYGRTALDLAKSEDYKDIVELLEKY, via the coding sequence ATGAAATATTTGTTAATTCTTTTTCTATCTACCATAATATTTTCTTGCTCTAACGATAATAATAACGATACTAACAATAATAAAGAACTAAATAATAATGCAGATAAAGTAACTATAAATTTAGATGACAATACAGATAATAATAATATAAATAAAACAGAAGAATTAAAAACTGCAGATAATGAAGAAAATAATTCATCAATAAATACAAATGAAATGGAAGAAACAGAATATTATTCATACACAGATAAAGAAATTATATCTTTTATAGAATCAGGAGATTTTCAAACAATCAAAAAATTAATCGAATCAAAAAGTTTAGATGTTAATTATAACTTAGAGATAGATGAATATTCTAAGTCAACCCCTTTAATACAAGCTATAAAATATAAGCAAACTGATATCATAAATTATTTATTAGAAAATAATGCAGATGTTAATTTAACTTTAGGATATTCTACTCCATTAACAGAAGCTATGTATGATGAAGAACTTGTTCGTAAACTTATAGATTTAGGAGCTGATGTCAATTTACATGCTGAACTTACAGGCTTTACTCCTCTTATGGCTAGCCTTCATAATATTGCTATAACAGAGCTTTTAATTGAAAAAGGTGCTGACATTGAAGCAAAAGATGATGACGGCATTAATGCTTTAGTTTATGCTGCTTCTTTCAATGATGAAGAGATGGTAAAATTTTTACTTGAAAAGGGAGCTGACGCCAATACAGTATGCGAAATAAAAAATGAACATACTGATATATCGCCTACTCCCTTAATGAATGCTGCTTATAAAGGAAACACTAATATAATAAACATGCTATTAGAAAATGGTGCTGATATTAATTATACCACTGATTTTGGAATGACTGCTTTGATGATGGCCGCTAGTTTTAATCAATTTGAAGCTGCAAAAGTACTCTTAGAAAATAATGCTGATACTTCTATAACTGATGAATATGGCAGGACTGCACTTGATCTGGCAAAATCAGAAGATTATAAGGATATAGTTGAGCTTCTTGAAAAATATTAA
- a CDS encoding PhoH family protein: MTENFIPNKKVFVFDTNVILHDFKSIFSFEETNIVIPITVLEEVDKFKKGSDTINFNAREFIRELDVIVEKNEELQGVKDIFKKGALLDNKSKVFIDVNNEEREEFKKVFAGNIPDHKILSCAYNIKCENHRVILITKDINMRMKARSLGIDTQDYNTDKIEKLSSLFTGIESISGDNARIYIKELSENKEIEVKGEHSIYPNTYFCYRVKEDDEAVIGKYKDDTKTIVHVDTDINAYGIKPRNEEQAMALDVLLDNNIPLVTIMGKAGTGKTLLALAAALAKRREYRQILLARPVVALSNKDLGFLPGDVNSKLDPYMQPLFDNLSVIQHIHSDDSDESKNIKKMLENEKIVISPLAYIRGRSLNKIYFIVDEAQNLTPHEIKTIITRAGEGTKIVFTGDIHQIDTPYLDERNNGLTYLIDRTKGEVLSGTVTLEKGERSQLAELAANVL; this comes from the coding sequence ATGACAGAGAATTTTATACCTAATAAAAAAGTGTTCGTATTTGATACAAATGTTATACTTCATGATTTTAAGTCAATATTTTCTTTTGAAGAAACTAATATAGTTATACCTATTACAGTTTTGGAAGAAGTTGATAAATTCAAAAAAGGAAGCGATACAATCAATTTCAATGCCAGAGAGTTTATACGAGAACTTGATGTCATTGTAGAAAAAAATGAGGAACTTCAAGGGGTAAAGGATATATTTAAAAAAGGTGCTTTGCTTGATAATAAAAGTAAAGTATTTATAGATGTTAATAATGAAGAGAGAGAAGAATTCAAAAAAGTATTTGCAGGAAACATACCTGATCATAAAATACTATCTTGTGCCTATAATATAAAATGTGAAAATCATAGAGTCATTCTTATAACTAAAGACATTAATATGAGAATGAAGGCTAGAAGTTTGGGAATAGATACTCAAGACTATAATACTGACAAGATAGAAAAATTATCTTCATTGTTTACAGGTATAGAAAGTATTTCAGGAGATAATGCACGCATTTATATAAAAGAGCTTAGCGAAAATAAAGAAATAGAAGTTAAAGGCGAGCATTCTATTTATCCTAATACATATTTCTGCTACAGAGTAAAAGAAGATGATGAGGCAGTTATAGGAAAATATAAAGATGACACAAAAACAATAGTTCATGTTGATACTGATATAAATGCTTATGGTATAAAGCCAAGAAATGAAGAACAGGCTATGGCTTTAGATGTTTTACTCGATAATAATATACCTTTAGTTACTATAATGGGTAAAGCTGGAACTGGTAAAACTCTTTTAGCATTAGCTGCTGCTTTAGCAAAAAGAAGAGAGTACAGACAAATACTTTTAGCCCGTCCAGTAGTAGCACTTTCTAATAAAGATTTAGGTTTCTTACCAGGCGATGTTAATAGCAAATTAGATCCTTATATGCAGCCTTTATTTGATAATCTTTCAGTAATACAGCATATACATTCTGATGATAGTGATGAAAGTAAGAATATCAAAAAAATGCTTGAAAATGAAAAAATAGTAATTTCACCTCTTGCCTACATTAGAGGAAGAAGTTTGAATAAGATTTATTTTATAGTAGATGAAGCACAGAACCTTACTCCTCATGAAATAAAAACTATCATAACAAGAGCAGGCGAAGGAACAAAAATAGTTTTCACAGGAGATATTCATCAGATAGATACTCCTTATTTGGATGAAAGAAACAATGGGCTTACTTATTTAATAGACCGCACAAAAGGAGAAGTTTTAAGCGGTACTGTAACACTTGAAAAAGGTGAGCGTTCACAGCTTGCAGAACTTGCTGCCAATGTATTATGA
- a CDS encoding DapH/DapD/GlmU-related protein produces MNIEEFIKHCKEGNPISSEDKELAPLLYECSQNAIKVTMEINNSYHTTEEVRKLFEQLTSEKIDESFTCFPPFYTDFGRNIKIGKNVFFNTGCSFQDRGGITIGDNVFIGMNVIISTLNHGIEIQNRSTTYPSKVTIGNNVWIGSGANILPGVTIGDNSIIAAGTLVNKDVPSNVIVGGVPAKIIRNL; encoded by the coding sequence ATGAATATAGAAGAGTTTATAAAACACTGTAAAGAAGGCAATCCCATATCAAGCGAAGATAAAGAACTTGCACCGCTTTTATATGAATGCTCACAAAATGCAATAAAAGTAACAATGGAAATCAATAACAGCTATCATACTACAGAGGAGGTGAGAAAATTATTTGAACAATTAACAAGTGAAAAAATAGATGAAAGTTTTACATGTTTTCCTCCATTTTATACAGACTTTGGAAGAAATATAAAGATAGGAAAGAATGTATTTTTTAATACTGGATGTTCATTTCAGGACAGAGGCGGAATCACTATAGGTGATAATGTATTTATTGGTATGAATGTAATTATTTCTACACTTAATCATGGAATAGAGATACAAAACAGAAGTACAACATATCCTTCAAAAGTAACAATAGGAAATAATGTTTGGATAGGTTCAGGTGCTAATATACTTCCAGGTGTAACAATAGGAGATAACTCAATAATAGCTGCTGGTACTTTGGTAAATAAAGATGTTCCTTCTAATGTGATAGTCGGCGGAGTGCCTGCTAAAATAATAAGAAATTTATAA
- a CDS encoding alpha/beta hydrolase: protein MKKIILSATLILTFLISCNNNQSQNNQSKGGDNMDTRVFKIYTNIEMKKVRFKNRYGIEIAGDLYLPENYTNQKNPAIVVSGPFGAVKEQASGLYAQEMATYGFVALAFDPSFTGESGGDVRNTSSPDIFTEDYSAAVDYLGLLDYVDRNRIGAIGICGLSGMAITAAGTDTRIKAVATLSMYDMSRDMSKGHQDYYTPEQRRKIREYLSEQRWKDAESKTYALGNHEPYFDENNNLMASAMVVPEELPENADPVFAAFYNYYAKRAYHPRAINFVTSWTATMPVSFWNFPLMANIKDVSPTPILLVAGDRAHSRYYSEDVYKEALEPKELVIVEDADHVDLYDNMEKIPFEKLSQFFNDNLK from the coding sequence ATGAAAAAAATAATATTATCAGCAACTTTAATACTAACTTTTTTAATATCTTGTAACAATAACCAATCACAAAATAATCAATCTAAAGGAGGAGATAATATGGATACAAGAGTTTTCAAAATTTACACAAACATAGAAATGAAAAAAGTAAGATTTAAAAATCGTTACGGCATAGAAATAGCAGGAGATTTATATTTACCAGAAAATTATACTAATCAAAAAAATCCTGCCATAGTTGTGTCCGGACCATTCGGAGCAGTTAAAGAACAAGCTTCAGGATTATATGCACAGGAAATGGCTACTTATGGTTTTGTTGCTTTAGCATTCGATCCTTCTTTTACTGGTGAAAGCGGCGGAGATGTAAGAAACACTTCTTCACCTGATATATTTACTGAAGATTACAGTGCTGCTGTAGATTATTTAGGTTTGCTTGATTATGTAGACAGAAACCGTATTGGTGCAATAGGTATTTGCGGACTTTCTGGTATGGCTATCACTGCAGCTGGAACTGACACTAGAATAAAGGCTGTAGCAACTCTTTCAATGTATGATATGTCAAGAGATATGAGTAAAGGACATCAAGACTATTATACTCCTGAACAAAGAAGAAAAATAAGAGAATATTTGAGCGAGCAGCGTTGGAAAGATGCTGAAAGCAAAACTTATGCTTTAGGTAATCATGAACCTTATTTTGATGAGAACAATAATTTAATGGCTTCTGCAATGGTTGTACCTGAAGAACTTCCTGAAAATGCTGATCCTGTATTTGCTGCTTTCTACAACTATTATGCTAAAAGAGCTTATCACCCTAGAGCTATAAACTTTGTTACTTCTTGGACTGCTACAATGCCTGTATCATTTTGGAATTTCCCTTTAATGGCTAATATTAAAGATGTTTCTCCTACTCCTATACTTTTAGTAGCAGGTGACAGAGCACATTCAAGATACTATTCTGAAGATGTTTATAAAGAAGCATTAGAACCAAAAGAATTAGTAATAGTAGAAGATGCTGATCATGTTGATTTATACGATAATATGGAGAAAATTCCTTTTGAAAAATTATCACAGTTTTTCAATGATAATTTAAAATAA
- a CDS encoding LysR family transcriptional regulator — translation MEIRALKYFLTTVREGNITKAAKYLNLTQPNLSRQINILERDIGHKLFERKHNNIILTPEGILLKKRAEEIIDMIDKTRAEFNFTDELIAGDIFIGAGESWAMSLIASVMKDIQKTYSHIKYNIYSGNFQDITEKLDKGLLDFGLLIDPADLSKYDYLKVPAKDTWGLIMKKDSELAKKKSIIKTDLLNIPLIISRQVIETEMQDNDFSRWFSDTFDKLNIVATYNLIYNALIMVQEGMGYALCLDKLIDNMHNENICFIPLKPKLESGLNIVWKKNQEFSRASKIFLDRLTNEFNNKM, via the coding sequence ATGGAAATTAGGGCTTTAAAATATTTTTTAACAACTGTAAGAGAAGGCAATATTACAAAGGCGGCTAAATATCTTAATCTCACTCAGCCAAATCTATCAAGACAGATAAATATACTTGAAAGAGATATAGGGCATAAACTATTTGAAAGAAAGCATAATAATATAATTCTCACTCCTGAAGGCATTTTATTAAAAAAAAGAGCCGAAGAAATAATTGATATGATAGATAAAACCAGAGCAGAATTCAATTTCACCGATGAGTTAATAGCTGGTGATATATTTATTGGGGCAGGTGAGAGTTGGGCTATGAGCTTAATTGCTTCTGTTATGAAAGATATTCAAAAAACTTATTCCCATATAAAATATAATATTTACAGCGGAAATTTTCAGGATATAACAGAAAAACTTGATAAAGGTTTATTAGATTTTGGTTTGTTGATAGATCCTGCAGATTTATCAAAGTATGATTATTTGAAAGTGCCTGCCAAAGATACTTGGGGGCTAATCATGAAAAAAGATTCTGAGCTTGCGAAAAAGAAAAGTATAATAAAAACTGATTTATTAAATATACCTTTGATAATATCGAGGCAGGTGATAGAAACTGAAATGCAGGATAATGATTTTTCAAGGTGGTTTTCTGATACTTTTGATAAGCTAAATATAGTTGCTACTTACAATTTGATTTACAATGCATTAATTATGGTTCAGGAAGGTATGGGTTATGCTTTATGTTTAGATAAATTAATTGACAATATGCATAATGAAAATATTTGTTTTATACCTTTAAAGCCCAAATTAGAATCTGGGCTTAATATAGTTTGGAAGAAGAATCAGGAGTTTTCAAGGGCTTCCAAAATATTTTTAGATAGGCTCACAAATGAATTTAATAATAAAATGTAA
- a CDS encoding dual specificity protein phosphatase family protein encodes MKKLYKNLYVGNDRDCEEFKGAIVHACQSCFVRGVRGNIGDKKVYQNNNDLYLNLLDISSLSFEYAFPMIKRAMEFIDEHINDMEVLVHCNFGMSRSPSIALLYMARKGYISNTSFKDALRDFHEIYTYYSPGMGMYRYFDNYWYEIMSF; translated from the coding sequence ATGAAAAAATTATATAAAAATCTATATGTAGGTAATGACAGAGATTGCGAAGAGTTTAAAGGGGCTATAGTTCATGCTTGCCAAAGCTGTTTTGTTAGAGGCGTAAGAGGAAATATAGGCGATAAAAAAGTGTATCAAAATAATAATGATTTATATTTGAATTTACTTGATATAAGCAGCTTATCTTTTGAATATGCTTTTCCTATGATAAAGAGAGCTATGGAGTTTATAGATGAACATATAAATGATATGGAAGTATTAGTTCATTGTAATTTTGGTATGTCAAGATCTCCATCTATAGCACTTCTTTATATGGCAAGAAAAGGCTATATAAGTAATACTTCATTCAAAGATGCTTTAAGAGATTTTCATGAAATATACACTTACTATTCACCTGGAATGGGAATGTATAGATACTTCGATAATTATTGGTATGAAATAATGAGTTTTTAG